A single window of Pieris rapae chromosome 4, ilPieRapa1.1, whole genome shotgun sequence DNA harbors:
- the LOC110994565 gene encoding UNC93-like protein: MTLKVEKEFKPSETKRIVKNVVIISLAFMVHFTAYSGAANLQSSINAEEGLGMSSLAAVYAGLILSNIFLPTAVIKWIGTKWAISLSFVTYMPFIAAQLWPSFYTMIPAGLCVGLGGGPLWCAKCTYLSVVSEVHSKISNITAEALLTRFLGLFFMIFQFNQVWGNLISSLVLSSGDNHAAVTAINATMIPEICGANFLPSADAAEALQRQPYEKIQLLSGIYLACMAAAALIVAIGVDSMKRYDTGRAIKVMGGVEMLMATLKLLVEPKQIMLITIMVFTGLQQAFFGADFTASFVSCAVGTGTVGYVMLTFGVADAIGCFVTGYIAKITGRIPLICAATVLHMALVATILLWKPQANMSYVMYIIAVLWGLCDSVWLVQINALFGILFPGREEAAFSNFRLWESVGYIIAYVISPHLRTSSKAYLLGTTMLVGVFLYFIVEFQVKKEKEDKETKEPVNGLDNKAFTIAE, from the exons ATGACGTTAAAAGTAGAAAAGGAATTTAAGCCGAGTGAAACGAAACGTATAGTAAAGAATGTGGTCATCATCAGTTTGGCGTTTATGGTGCACTTCACGGCGTATAGT GGTGCTGCCAATCTCCAAAGCTCCATAAACGCTGAAGAGGGACTAGGAATGAGCTCGCTGGCGGCTGTCTACGCGGGACTCATTTTGTCCAATATATTCCTGCCAACGGCCGTAataaa GTGGATAGGCACAAAATGGGCGATATCTCTCTCGTTTGTGACCTATATGCCGTTTATAGCTGCACAATTATGGCCTTCATTCTACACTATGATACCGGCAGGGCTATGTGTTGGTCTTGGAGGCGGACCCCTTTGGTGTGCGAAGTGTACTTATTTATCTGTG GTATCTGAGGTTCATAGCAAGATATCAAATATAACAGCGGAAGCATTGTTGACGCGATTCCTTGGTCTCTTCTTCATGATATTCCAGTTTAATCAAGTTTGGGGAAATCTTATCTCGTCGCTTG TCTTATCTTCGGGCGATAATCACGCTGCTGTGACCGCGATCAACGCGACCATGATCCCAGAAATCTGTGGAGCGAACTTCTTGCCCAGTGCTGATGCTGCAGAGGCCTTACAGCGGCAGCCTTATGAGAAAATCCAGCTCTTATCTG GCATATATCTAGCGTGTATGGCGGCTGCAGCTCTAATTGTTGCAATTGGGGTAGACTCTATGAAGAG ATACGATACTGGTCGTGCTATCAAAGTAATGGGAGGTGTTGAAATGCTCATGGCGACCCTCAAGCTATTAGTGGAGCCCAAGCAGATTATGCTGATAACCATCATGGTCTTCACCGGATTACAGCAGGCTTTCTTCGGAGCTGATTTTACAGCG tcaTTCGTGTCGTGTGCTGTCGGTACGGGAACAGTTGGATATGTGATGCTGACTTTTGGTGTTGCTGATGCTATAGGATGCTTTGTTACTGGATATATTGCTAAG ATAACTGGGCGGATACCTCTGATTTGCGCAGCTACTGTGCTTCATATGGCCCTTGTGGCCACAATACTGCTGTGGAAGCCTCAAGCGAACATGAGCTACGTGATGTACATCATCGCTGTGCTGTGGGGACTCTGTGATTCCGTCTGGCTGGTACAGATTAATG CATTATTTGGAATCCTTTTCCCGGGAAGAGAAGAAGCTGCCTTTTCAAACTTCCGCCTCTGGGAATCTGTCGGCTATATCATAGCCTACGTGATTTCGCCCCATCTCCGTACAAGTTCCAAAGCCTATCTCCTTGGTACTACAATGCTTGTCGGCGTTTTTCTGTACTTCATAGTGGAATTCCAAGTGAAGAAGGAAAAAGAAGATAAGGAAACCAAAGAGCCTGTTAATGGTTTAGATAATAAGGCGTTCACTATTGCTGAATAA